The Halanaerobiales bacterium nucleotide sequence GGTAGCAAGAATGATTTTTATGGGCTTAGAATTTATGGATGAAATTCCATTTTCCGATGTATATATTCATGGTTTAATTAGAGATGCCCAGGGAAGAAAGATGAGCAAATCATTGGGTAATGGTATTGATCCGATTGAAGTTATTGAAGAATTTGGAGCAGATGCTTTAAGATTTACATTAATTAAAGGAAATACTCCTGGTAATGACATGCGTTTTAGAGAGGAAAGACTGGAAGCAAGTAGAAATTTTGCAAATAAGATCTGGAATGCATCAAGATTTATTTTGATGAACATTGAAGACTTAGAATGGGATAAAATCGATGAAGAAGAACTTGAATATACTTTAGCTGATAAATGGATGATCAGTCGTTTTAATAAAGTAACTGCAAAGGTAGAAAAGGCTCTTGCTAATTATAATTTTGGTCTTGTAAGTGAAACACTTTATGACTTTATCTGGAGTGAATTCTGTGATTGGTATATTGAACTTATAAAACCTCGTTTATATCAGGATGAAGATCTAAGTGCCAAAAGAACTGCTCAATATGTGGGTACAAATATACTAGAGGGTATTTTGAGATTGTTACATCCTGTTATGCCTTTTATTACCGAAGAAATTTGGCAAAAGCTTCCTAATGGTACTGGTGAAAGTATTATGTTAGCTAAGTGGCCTGAAGTAGAAGAAAATAAAATTGATGAAAAAATTGAGAAGGAAATGGACATTGCCATGGATGTAATAACTTCAATTAGAAATATTAGAAATGAAATGAAAGTAAATCCTGGTAAACAAATTGAAGCTATTTTAATTTCTGAAAATAAGATAGATATTTTGGAAAAAGGTGAAGATTATATTAAAGATTTAGCTAAGGTTGAAGATCTTTCTATTAAAAAGGAAGTTGATAAAAAACCTGATAAGTCATCTACAGCTATTGTTAATGGTATTGAAATCATTTTACCTCTTGCTGGTATGGTTGATATTGAAAAAGAAATAAAAAGACTTGAAAAAGAATTAGATGAGATAAAATCAGAAATTAAAAGAGCTAAAGGAAAATTAAATACTGATGGTTTTGTTAATAAAGCTCCAGAAGATGTAGTACAGGAAGAAAGAGATAAGCTTGAAGAATATAAAAATAAAAAAGAAAAAATAAATAAAAGATTAAAAGAGCTTAGAAACTAAATGGATTTATTTTCTTAACTTAACATGGAAATCCTTGAGGGTTTATATCTCAAGGATTTTTGTGTTTGGATTGTGATTTTAATTATTTGACCACCAGCTCTATATGTAATAAAATATTAATAGTGTGTACTTGTGGAAAGGAGGTTTTTTTATGAGAGATTTTCATTATAAGAAATATAAAGCCAAATCTCTCTATGATTATGAACCCTGGAGAATAACTGAAGACAAATTTAAAGTTGAAAATAATCATCATAATGAGTCTATATTTGCTTTAGGTAATGGATATATGGGATTGAGAGGAACCTTAGAAGAAGATTATTCCGGGCCAAAAGAAACAACAACACCTGGCTTTTATATAAATGGAATTTATGGATCTGAAAGAATTATATATGGAGAGGAAGCACC carries:
- a CDS encoding glycoside hydrolase family 65 protein gives rise to the protein MRDFHYKKYKAKSLYDYEPWRITEDKFKVENNHHNESIFALGNGYMGLRGTLEEDYSGPKETTTPGFYINGIYGSERIIYGEEAP